ATTATATTGATGTCTCTACCAACTTCGCCGATATTTGAGTAATTACAAGATTTTTTTGTTATAGTATATTGTTTAAGTTGTACGATTATAAGAAAACCAACACATGTCTGACGTCTACGACAAAGAAAAACAGGGGGCTGCTTACACAGACAAAAGGATTGTTTCATGCTTTACTGTTTTATCAGTTCGTAAATATATACGATTAAACAAATATATGGTCATGTTCAGAGAAGATAAATAAATGGTTTACTGATCGCGCAAAAATTGTTATCGAAAATCGAATACGTATGGGCAAAATTAGGCGAACTGACTCGTTGTAAGAGAAATGGGTTTCTGGTACTTTGGGTCGGGTCGATTCTAATACGAAGCCCAACAAATACAACACAAATCAGTGAGGACAAATACATCTGCTTCGAGGAAAAGACAATGAATAAAATCACCTGCTTCAAGAAAAAATGATTCTCTATTTTAACTCGAGTGCTTTTGTGGTTTTACAACTACGATTGTATTCTACACAAAATCTTTGATATATTAACAACTCACCATCTATTTTATTTAAGAGTGATTTGCAAGAAAAATAATAACTATAAAGGTCAGTATGTGATTTGATAAAAAAAAAAAGGTCAGTATTGTTATAAACCAAATCATGATCGACCATGGACCAGTCCGTACTGCAGGCACAATCCAGGACATGATAAAGACAACCAGAGACTATGTGTTTATCTAGTATATATTCTATGTATATCTGTAACATAGTGTTTATCCTTATCCTTATCTTGTTAGGATAAACATGACCTTATGACGGTCTAATACCTTGTATATATATAGACCTTCTGGTCGACAGTAATGATAACAGAAGTATTTCTCCAACACTTCATTTAAACCACGTTATCAGCACGACGTTGCTCTCATAAACCCTAACCCTAAAAACCAGAAATAAATCCGAACAGTAAAAACCCTAATTCCCGACAAAATTCAAACAACTCTATCCCTCAACTCCGGTGGATCCAGACGACGAGCCAGATACCAAATTAAAGCTCTTGACGAGACGAAGCCAACACCGCTAACCCCGCATCAATCGGAGTTTGGACGCGCCCCCACGCTCAGCTACAATACAGGCGGAAAATTTGTTCCGGAAACTAAAAATCTCTCTCAAACATATACCAGTCTCCTATTCCAACAAGCAGCAACAAAAACAATAATTCCGAGCAATGCATCAGCTAACCAGGAATATCTCTAACTGATAGACCGATCAACCCATCAAAAGTTTTCAGATATCATCGAAAACTCATCTAAAACCCATAAAGTATTAAATATCCTCATCCGCAACCATGTAGCTATATTTAGCAACATGTATCTGCAAATAAAATAAAACCATAAACCATAAACTCTTAAAATTTCGAACTTGAACTTGTTTTGAACCTGTTCTTAATCTGAAACTGATTTTAAAATTGTTTAAAACTTTTCCTGATGATAGTTTCACATTAGAACTGTTTANNNNNNNNNNNNNNNNNNNNNNNNNNNNNNNNNNNNNNNNNNNNNNNNNNNNNNNNNNNNNNNNNNNNNNNNNNNNNNNNNNNNNNNNNNNNNNNNNNNNNNNNNNNNNNNNNNNNNNNNNNNNNNNNNNNNNNNNNNNNNNNNNNNNNNNNNNNNNNNNNNNNNNNNNNNNNNNNNNNNNNNNNNNNNNNNNNNNNNNNNNNNNNNNNNNNNNNNNNNNNNNNNNNNNNNNNNNNNNNNNNNNNNNNNNNNNNNNNNNNNNNNNNNNNNNNNNNNNNNNNNNNNNNNNNNNNNNNNNNNNNNNNNNNNNNNNNNNNNNNNNNNNNNNNNNNNNNNNNNNNNNNNNNNNNNNNNNNNNNNNNNNNNNNNNNNNNNNNNNNNNNNNNNNNNNNNNNNNNNNNNNNNNNNNNNNNNNNNNNNNNNNNNNNNNNNNNNNNNNNNNNNNNNNNNNNNNNNNNNNNNNNNNNNNNNNNNNNNNNNNNNATATCAGAGATATATCTGAGAAAATTTATTTATTTTTAAATCGAAAATTATATAATAAATTGCTTGAATAAATAAAATCTTCCTGATTTATTTTTTTAAGTCACAATAATTTCTGATTTGATTATTTTTTGAAAAAATAATAATAAATATATGGGATATTTTTCGAAAACCCTAACCTGATTTCATGATTGAATTGGTTTGCTTGATTGCATATTGTTTGCATACTAATATTGCATACTGAACATGAAATCTCGACTGTTAGGGATATAGATCATTCATAGTTTTCAAGCAATCTGATCTGAATTGAAAAAAAAATCATTGTACTAAATGATCCGATCCAATGGGATGAAGAAAATATGAAACATTTTCCTGATCATCTAAGATAGAATCCCTAAAGGCCTTGAAACCTTGTGTTTGAAATAAGAGGACCTTAAATCTGAAAAATACATTGATCCACACCTTAAACCGTATGGTTTTAAGAAAATGCATCATTTAGAAAAAAAAATTTCTTTTGGTCCGTGTGTGGCATTGATATGAAGCATGAAAAATTTCAAAAAGATTACTTGATTAAGACCTGTTTTGAATAATGATTTCAGATGTCGAGTTTCATACCCTCAGATTACAAAGCCCTTGATCTCTCTGGAGATAATTATCTTGATTGGGCTATAAACACGTCAGCCGTCTTGAAGTCTAGGGGACTTGGGAAGTGCATCAAGTATGACAATGACACCCTTGCGTGTGAAAGACACAGAGCCATAATGATTATGCGACACCATCTCTGTGAGGACCTAAGAGACGAGTTTGGATATGTTAATGATCCTCATAATCTCTGGTCATTTTTGAATTCTAGATTCTGTGAGCCATTGTTGCACGAATCCAAGAAAAAATGGGAAGCTCTAAGGTTCCAGGATTATGAATCCGTGGACAATTATCACTCTGATCTTATGAGAATCACCTATAGTCTTAGACTATGTGGTGAATTGGTAACAAACGAGGATTTGTTAAACAAAACTCGTGACACATTCCATTCAGAGGAAGTGTTGTTATCACATCAGGCCAAAGGTTTCACCACCTATTATGACATGTTCTCATATTTATTAGACATTGAGCAAAAGAAGCAGAAAAGGATGGATAACATCAGACGGTTTAATGACATCATAAAGATATATTATGAAGTACTAGATAGTGAGAGGAAAATCCCTGAAGCTAATAAAGCCACATTTGATAAGAAGAGATATGAGGAGGATTCCGAGTGGACACTCATGGACCATGAGGTCGGATTATACATTGAATAATTTTCCAACATTCTGATTTTATGTTTTCATATCTGATTTGATTTATTTGTTATTCATTTATGTTATTGAAATAATAAAAACGATTTTGTTTTTATATATTATCTTGCTTGGTCTTGCTTGATGATTCTTGATTAAATAACAAATAAAACCTTAATAAAAGGATAATNNNNNNNNNNNNNNNNNNNNNNNNNNNNNNNNNNNNNNNNNNNNNNNNNNNNNNNNNNNNNNNNNNNNNNNNNNNNNNNNNNNNNNNNNNNNNNNNNNNNNNNNNNNNNNNNNNNNNNNNNNNNNNNNNNNNNNNNNNNNNNNNNNNNNNNNNNNNNNNNNNNNNNNNNNNNNNNNNNNNNNNNNNNNNNNNNNNNNNNNNNNNNNNNNNNNNNNNNNNNNNNNNNNNNNNNNNNNNNNNNNNNNNNNNNNNNNNNNNNNNNNNNNNNNNNNNNNNNNNNNNNNNNNNNNNNNNNNNNNNNNNNNNNNNNNNNNNNNNNNNNNNNNNNNNNNNNNNNNNNNNNNNNNNNNNNNNNNNNNNNNNNNNNNNNNNNNNNNNNNNNNNNNNNNNNNNNNNNNNNNNNNNNNNNNNNNNNNNNNNNNNNNNNNNNNNNNNNNNNNNNNNNNNNNNNNNNNNNNNNNNNNNNNNNNNNNNNNNNNNNNNNNNNNNNNNNNNNNNNNNNNNNNNNNNNNNNNNNNNNNNNNNNNNNNNNNNNNNNNNNNNNNNNNNNNNNNNNNNNNNNNNNNNNNNNNNNNNNNNNNNNNNNNNNNNNNNNNNNNNNNNNNNNNNNNNNNNNNNNNNNNNNNNNNNNNNNNNNNNNNNNNNNNNNNNNNNNNNNNNNNNNNNNNNNNNNNNNNNNNNNNNNNNNNNNNNNNNNNNNNNNNNNNNNNNNNNNNNNNNNNNNNNNNNNNNNNNNNNNNNNNNNNNNNNNNNNNNNNNNNNNNNNNNNNNNNNNNNNNNNNNNNNNNNNNNNNNNNNNNNNNNNNNNNNNNNNNNNNNNNNNNNNNNNNNNNNNNNNNNNNNNNNNNNNNNNNNNNNNNNNNNNNNNNNNNNNNNNNNNNNNNNNNNNNNNNNNNNNNNNNNNNNNNNNNNNNNNNNNNNNNNNNNNNNNNNNNNNNNNNNNNNNNNNNNNNNNNNNNNNNNNNNNNNNNNNNNNNNNNNNNNNNNNNNNNNNNNNNNNNNNNNNNNNNNNNNNNNNNNNNNNNNNNNNNNNNNNNNNNNNNNNNNNNNNNNNNNNNNNNNNNNNNNNNNNNNNNNNNNNNNNNNNNNNNNNNNNNNNNNNNNNNNNNNNNNNNNNNNNNNNNNNNNNNNNNNNNNNNNNNNNNNNNNNNNNNNNNNNNNNNNNNNNNNNNNNNNNNNNNNNNNNNNNNNNNNNNNNNNNNNNNNNNNNNNNNNNNNNNNNNNNNNNNNNNNNNNNNNNNNNNNNNNNNNNNNNNNNNNNNNNNNNNNNNNNNNNNNNNNNNNNNNNNNNNNNNNNNNNNNNNNNNNNNNNNNNNNNNNNNNNNNNNNNNNNNNNNNNNNNNNNNNNNNNNNNNNNNNNNNNNNNNNNNNNNNNNNNNNNNNNNNNNNNNNNNNNNNNNNNNNNNNNNNNNNNNNNNNNNNNNNNNNNNNNNNNNNNNNNNNNNNNNNNNNNNNNNNNNNNNNNNNNNNNNNNNNNNNNNNNNNNNNNNNNNNNNNNNNNNNNNNNNNNNNNNNNNNNNNNNNNNNNNNNNNNNNNNNNNNNNNNNNNNNNNNNNNNNNNNNNNNNNNNNNNNNNNNNNNNNNNNNNNNNNNNNNNNNNNNNNNNNNNNNNNNNNNNNNNNNNNNNNNNNNNNNNNNNNNNNNNNNNNNNNNNNNNNNNNNNNNNNNNNNNNNNNNNNNNNNNNNNNNNNNNNNNNNNNNNNNNNNNNNNNNNNNNNNNNNNNNNNNNNNNNNNNNNNNNNNNNNNNNNNNNNNNNNNNNNNNNNNNNNNNNNNNNNNNNNNNNNNNNNNNNNNNNNNNNNNNNNNNNNNNNNNNNNNNNNNNNNNNNNNNNNNNNNNNNNNNNNNNNNNNNNNNNNNNNNNNNNNNNNNNNNNNNNNNNNNNNNNNNNNNNNNNNNNNNNNNNNNNNNNNNNNNNNNNNNNNNNNNNNNNNNNNNNNNNNNNNNNNNNNNNNNNNNNNNNNNNNNNNNNNNNNNNNNNNNNNNNNNNNNNNNNNNNNNNNNNNNNNNNNNNNNNNNNNNNNNNNNNNNNNNNNNNNNNNNNNNNNNNNNNNNNNNNNNNNNNNNNNNNNNNNNNNNNNNNNNNNNNNNNNNNNNNNNNNNNNNNNNNNNNNNNNNNNNNNNNNNNNNNNNNNNNNNNNNNNNNNNNNNNNNNNNNNNNNNNNNNNNNNNNNNNNNNNNNNNNNNNNNNNNNNNNNNNNNNNNNNNNNNNNNNNNNNNNNNNNNNNNNNNNNNNNNNNNNNNNNNNNNNNNNNNNNNNNNNNNNNNNNNNNNNNNNNNNNNNNNNNNNNNNNNNNNNNNNNNNNNNNNNNNNNNNNNNNNNNNNNNNNNNNNNNNNNNNNNNNNNNNNNNNNNNNNNNNNNNNNNNNNNNNNNNNNNNNNNNNNNNNNNNNNNNNNNNNNNNNNNNNNNNNNNNNNNNNNNNNNNNNNNNNNNNNNNNNNNNNNNNNNNNNNNNNNNNNNNNNNNNNNNNNNNNNNNNNNNNNNNNNNNNNNNNNNNNNNNNNNNNNNNNNNNNNNNNNNNNNNNNNNNNNNNNNNNNNNNNNNNNNNNNNNNNNNNNNNNNNNNNNNNNNNNNNNNNNNNNNNNNNGACATGAAAAAGGACCTGCAAGTAAAGTTTTATTGCAGATTATAAAGTCCATCCGAGCACCGTTTGAAGCACCATCAGTTCAACCAAGACATGGAGTGATCAGCAGCAAAGATGTACATCCTGACCACATCTTAATGGAGTTCCAAAAGACATACCAACGTCCAAGACTTACAAGTTCATTCAAGGAGAATCCAGCTGATCATCTTCACCAAGTCATAGGCAACTTCAACGTTCAAGAAGACTCGGATACCAGATGGGAATGCGTCTACTACAGTGATGCATTCATCTGGGGGAGTTCATGTGTTGTACTTCCTGTCCTTGGTTTCTCATTTTGCCACATTGGTTTTGGGGTTTTTCAGGAGAGGTTTTAATGAGGCAACATTAAGCATGCAACGAACCTGTACCGGATGTGTCGATCAAGGGGGAGTGTTATAAACCAAATGATGATCGACCATGGACCAGCCCGTACTGCATGCCCAATCCGAGACATGATAAAGACAATCAGAGACTATGTGTTTATCTAGTATATATTCCATGTATATCTGTAACATAGTGTTTATTCTTATCCTTGTCTTGTTAGGATAAACATGACCTTATGACGGTCTAATACCTTGTATATATATGGACCTTCTGGTCGACAGTAATGATAACAGAAAGTAATGATAACAGAAGTATTTCTCCAACGCTTCATTTACAACAAGTATGTGATTAATGTTAAGAATATCTTCTTTATGACTAACAACTAACTAAAAAAAAATAGAATATCC
This sequence is a window from Brassica oleracea var. oleracea cultivar TO1000 chromosome C1, BOL, whole genome shotgun sequence. Protein-coding genes within it:
- the LOC106337045 gene encoding uncharacterized protein LOC106337045; this translates as MSSFIPSDYKALDLSGDNYLDWAINTSAVLKSRGLGKCIKYDNDTLACERHRAIMIMRHHLCEDLRDEFGYVNDPHNLWSFLNSRFCEPLLHESKKKWEALRFQDYESVDNYHSDLMRITYSLRLCGELVTNEDLLNKTRDTFHSEEVLLSHQAKGFTTYYDMFSYLLDIEQKKQKRMDNIRRFNDIIKIYYEVLDSERKIPEANKATFDKKRYEEDSEWTLMDHEVGLYIE